A stretch of Campylobacter volucris DNA encodes these proteins:
- a CDS encoding ArsS family sensor histidine kinase has translation MNKSSIFYTITFVFVLASASVVLAFLWLIKYDQQNYTNELNAKYSFVANTRLLYFNNMISEKEFQEQTKNYKIVEIVNPKFIKNVIYKAETIARAQTSTAIVEIITLEDNVYLKIIYDGKLFLYKDLDYQGYRYFVIKLIAVIVVMVLIVLYLFIIRKLKPLRALKRQIDKFGENKLDEIQNVSKGEDEISQVATAFYESILRIQKLNTSRQFFLRNIMHELKTPITKGLITLEMIEDSKYKERLIGAFNRLEILINEFAAIEQITSGAQFINLKKYNILDLLDEAKDIAMNDDDKIKISIKESFSVNVDFKLFTTAMKNMIDNAIKYSDENKVTIEITKEYLCFKNIGKPLDKDLKYYTQAFTQGKKNKDSFGLGLYIVKTILDSHKLVLSYEYKDQCNYFYFKNLENIIVA, from the coding sequence ATGAATAAATCATCAATTTTTTATACTATAACTTTTGTTTTCGTTTTAGCAAGTGCAAGTGTGGTTTTAGCATTTTTATGGCTTATAAAATATGATCAACAAAACTACACTAACGAACTTAATGCTAAGTATTCTTTTGTAGCTAATACAAGATTATTGTATTTTAACAACATGATTAGTGAAAAAGAATTTCAAGAACAAACTAAAAACTATAAAATAGTAGAAATAGTCAATCCAAAATTTATCAAAAATGTCATCTATAAAGCTGAAACCATAGCTAGAGCTCAAACTAGTACAGCTATAGTAGAAATCATTACCCTAGAAGACAATGTATATTTAAAGATTATTTATGATGGAAAACTTTTTTTATATAAAGACTTAGACTATCAAGGTTATAGATATTTTGTAATTAAATTAATTGCTGTGATAGTTGTGATGGTTTTAATAGTTTTATATCTTTTTATCATAAGAAAATTAAAACCTTTAAGAGCTTTAAAAAGACAAATTGATAAATTTGGAGAAAATAAACTAGATGAAATTCAAAATGTCAGCAAAGGAGAAGATGAAATTTCCCAAGTTGCAACCGCCTTTTATGAGTCTATTTTAAGAATTCAAAAACTTAACACCTCTAGGCAATTTTTCCTAAGAAATATCATGCATGAGTTAAAAACACCAATCACCAAAGGACTCATCACCCTTGAAATGATAGAAGATAGCAAATATAAAGAAAGATTAATAGGAGCTTTTAATCGTCTTGAAATACTTATAAACGAATTTGCAGCTATTGAACAAATCACTTCAGGAGCGCAATTTATAAATTTAAAAAAATACAATATTTTAGATTTATTAGATGAAGCTAAAGATATAGCTATGAATGATGATGATAAAATTAAAATTAGCATCAAAGAAAGCTTTAGTGTGAATGTTGATTTTAAATTATTTACCACTGCCATGAAAAATATGATAGATAATGCTATAAAATATTCTGATGAAAATAAGGTAACCATAGAAATTACTAAAGAATATCTTTGTTTTAAAAATATAGGAAAACCTTTAGATAAAGATTTAAAATACTATACTCAAGCTTTTACCCAAGGTAAGAAAAACAAAGATAGCTTTGGACTTGGACTTTATATAGTTAAAACCATACTTGATTCTCATAAACTAGTACTTTCTTATGAATATAAAGATCAATGTAATTATTTTTATTTTAAAAATTTAGAAAATATCATTGTAGCTTAG
- a CDS encoding response regulator transcription factor: MTNILMIEDDLELAEIIAEYLEQFDMKVDIAHEPYIGLSRLALNPYDLIILDLSLPGLDGLEVCEEIRKKYDTPIIISSARHDISDKVAALDLGADDYLPKPYNPQELQARIKSHLRRISNTKTAQTQVKKDLVYDKFKHTITMKDQEINFTNAEFDILSYLIKKEGGVVSREELVYNCSSISEDSSNKSIDVIISRIRQKIGDDPKTPKYIHSIRGIGYKLTQ, from the coding sequence ATGACTAATATTTTAATGATAGAAGATGATTTAGAATTAGCTGAAATCATAGCAGAATATTTAGAACAATTTGACATGAAAGTTGATATTGCTCATGAACCTTATATAGGACTTTCAAGACTTGCTTTAAATCCTTATGATTTAATCATTTTAGATTTAAGCTTACCTGGACTTGATGGACTTGAAGTCTGTGAAGAAATTCGTAAAAAATACGATACGCCTATTATTATATCTAGTGCTAGACATGATATTAGCGATAAAGTTGCAGCACTTGATTTAGGTGCTGATGATTATTTGCCAAAACCTTATAATCCTCAAGAACTACAAGCAAGAATCAAAAGCCATTTAAGAAGAATTTCAAACACTAAAACTGCTCAAACTCAAGTAAAAAAAGATTTAGTTTATGATAAATTTAAGCATACTATAACCATGAAAGATCAAGAAATTAACTTTACTAATGCTGAATTTGATATTTTAAGTTATCTAATTAAAAAAGAAGGTGGTGTAGTAAGTAGAGAAGAGCTTGTGTATAATTGTAGTTCTATTAGCGAAGATTCTAGCAATAAAAGCATAGATGTAATCATAAGCAGAATAAGACAAAAAATCGGTGATGATCCAAAAACTCCAAAATATATCCATTCTATAAGAGGTATAGGATATAAACTAACTCAATGA
- a CDS encoding cation:proton antiporter yields the protein MDEFLTLFLTAVAVAVVLNVILKKFGIPTIIGYIATGLFVREFYGFSTNEIIIHVAEFGIVFLMFTIGLEFSFKHLLAMKKEVFLNGSLQMLTCGLVCTLLVTYILGVTSHIAMIAGFALALSSTAIVLKILNDNGDINQEYGRKALGIFLFQDIAVIPLLLMIDIFSSQNADISKLLLTTLVSAIILLVLLYFIGKYLFTYILKFIIKTNANEIFIATILFTVIGASFLAHSFGFSYSLGAFIAGALIAETKYKHKIEADLIPFRDLLLGFFFVSVGLQIDFRVVFENWFLICSFVVLVLLIKFVVIYGLLNLYTRKRVALKTALSISQIGEFALAVFSLMQVNSLIEAKTAQIFIIVSIITMIATPFILNNIRKIANVAEGEQDEMANFYLCDKKMKGHFIIFGYARLGQEVVQRVKKTGIPYLVLESDLNLVELGRSRNENVYFANVAQIQTLEIANIEECSVAIITISNEAKLDMLYQVLSNLKKPIQTVLKTSGSGSSIVFPHTDKNLHIINQEASLARNLVQEALQCRINTSTAE from the coding sequence GTGGACGAATTTTTAACTTTATTTTTAACTGCTGTAGCCGTAGCTGTTGTTTTAAATGTGATTCTTAAAAAATTTGGTATTCCTACTATCATAGGATATATAGCTACTGGTTTATTTGTGCGTGAATTTTATGGGTTTAGTACTAATGAAATTATCATCCATGTGGCTGAATTTGGCATAGTGTTTTTAATGTTTACTATAGGACTTGAATTTTCATTTAAACATCTTTTAGCTATGAAAAAAGAAGTGTTTTTAAATGGAAGTTTGCAAATGCTAACTTGTGGCTTGGTATGTACTTTATTAGTTACTTATATTTTGGGAGTAACAAGTCATATAGCTATGATAGCGGGATTTGCTCTGGCCTTATCTTCCACTGCTATTGTTTTAAAAATATTAAATGATAATGGAGATATCAATCAAGAATATGGAAGAAAAGCATTAGGAATATTTCTTTTTCAAGATATAGCAGTGATTCCTTTGCTTTTAATGATAGATATTTTTAGTTCTCAAAATGCAGATATTTCAAAACTATTACTTACAACCTTAGTTAGTGCCATTATACTTCTTGTTTTGTTGTATTTTATAGGCAAATATCTTTTTACTTATATTTTAAAATTCATTATAAAAACCAATGCAAATGAAATTTTTATAGCAACTATACTTTTTACTGTTATTGGTGCAAGTTTTTTAGCTCATTCTTTTGGTTTTTCTTATTCTCTTGGGGCTTTTATAGCAGGAGCTTTGATAGCAGAAACTAAATATAAACATAAAATAGAAGCAGATTTAATCCCTTTTAGAGATTTGCTTTTAGGCTTTTTCTTTGTGAGTGTTGGCTTGCAAATTGATTTTCGTGTAGTTTTTGAAAATTGGTTTTTAATTTGTTCTTTTGTAGTTTTGGTATTGCTTATTAAATTTGTAGTTATTTATGGCTTATTAAATCTTTACACAAGAAAAAGAGTGGCTCTTAAAACAGCATTGAGTATATCTCAAATAGGAGAATTTGCTCTAGCAGTTTTTTCACTTATGCAAGTAAATTCTTTAATAGAAGCAAAAACCGCTCAAATTTTCATTATAGTTTCTATTATTACTATGATTGCAACACCTTTTATCTTAAATAATATTAGAAAAATAGCCAATGTTGCAGAAGGTGAGCAAGATGAAATGGCAAATTTTTATTTATGCGATAAAAAAATGAAAGGTCATTTTATCATTTTTGGTTATGCAAGATTAGGACAAGAAGTAGTCCAAAGAGTTAAAAAGACAGGAATTCCTTATTTGGTTTTAGAAAGTGATTTAAATTTAGTCGAGCTTGGGCGCAGTAGAAATGAAAATGTTTATTTTGCTAATGTTGCTCAAATACAAACATTAGAAATTGCAAATATAGAAGAATGCTCAGTTGCAATCATCACTATAAGCAATGAAGCAAAGCTTGATATGCTCTATCAAGTGCTTTCTAACTTAAAAAAACCTATACAAACTGTTTTAAAAACAAGTGGTAGTGGATCTAGTATAGTATTTCCTCATACTGATAAGAATTTACACATTATCAATCAAGAAGCTTCATTAGCTAGAAATTTAGTCCAAGAAGCATTACAATGTAGAATCAATACAAGCACAGCTGAATGA
- a CDS encoding HAD family hydrolase produces the protein MINVIFDMDGTLIDSANAIVCAVNEIRSDLNLSPLDRNFILQTINTPNQNYAKILYGLDKYSHTSFKEGYEKYFLKHYDKSVVLFDGVLKVLDFCKKNDCYLAIATNAPQESLVPILKKHNILSYFDKILGVSFGIEAKPDPMMLKLIIDEAKYKKSVFIGDSLKDRLCAKNANVDYIHISWQQKISQEDEANDEKSLIAKIEQIMKG, from the coding sequence ATGATAAATGTGATTTTTGATATGGATGGAACTTTGATTGATAGTGCTAATGCCATAGTGTGTGCTGTAAATGAAATCAGATCAGATTTAAATTTAAGCCCATTAGATAGAAATTTTATACTTCAAACTATCAACACTCCTAATCAAAACTACGCAAAGATATTATATGGGCTAGATAAATATTCCCATACGAGCTTTAAAGAAGGTTATGAAAAATATTTTTTAAAACATTATGATAAAAGTGTAGTTCTTTTTGATGGAGTGCTTAAAGTGCTTGATTTTTGTAAAAAAAATGATTGTTATTTGGCTATAGCTACCAATGCACCTCAAGAAAGTTTAGTTCCTATTTTAAAAAAACACAATATCCTTTCATATTTTGATAAAATTTTAGGTGTTAGTTTTGGTATAGAAGCCAAACCTGACCCTATGATGTTAAAATTAATCATAGATGAAGCAAAATACAAAAAAAGCGTTTTTATAGGAGATAGTTTAAAAGATAGATTGTGCGCTAAAAACGCTAATGTAGATTATATTCATATTTCTTGGCAGCAAAAAATTTCACAAGAAGATGAAGCAAATGATGAAAAATCCTTAATTGCTAAAATTGAACAAATCATGAAAGGTTAA
- a CDS encoding hydrogenase maturation nickel metallochaperone HypA, with the protein MHELSITESLLELCEEYAQGKIVEEIHVKIGRLSGVEVSLLERSFETFKENSLLCKNAKFITHLQEIIVECEKCYFKGILENNIFWCPKCEDKNLKIIDGEELYLMQLVLKEE; encoded by the coding sequence ATGCATGAATTAAGCATTACAGAATCTTTACTAGAACTTTGCGAAGAATATGCTCAAGGAAAAATCGTAGAAGAAATTCATGTAAAGATAGGTAGGTTAAGTGGAGTAGAAGTTTCTTTGTTAGAGCGTAGCTTTGAAACTTTTAAAGAAAATAGTTTATTGTGTAAAAATGCTAAATTTATTACCCATTTACAAGAAATCATTGTTGAGTGTGAAAAATGTTATTTTAAAGGGATATTGGAAAATAACATCTTTTGGTGTCCAAAATGTGAAGATAAAAATTTAAAAATTATAGATGGGGAAGAGCTTTATTTAATGCAGCTTGTATTAAAAGAAGAATAA
- a CDS encoding ATP-dependent helicase, with amino-acid sequence MPLSCLNEEQYKAACTPFGHNLIIASAGTGKTSTIVARIAYLLQNGTKPEKIMLLTFTNKASKEMIQRLGRYFDKKITSKITAGTFHSTAYTLLKELNHNIILKQSSELKVLLRSIFEKRTFHHLSDIKPYMPSYLYDVYSLFQNTNTNLDNFYEWFCQNYNDQAVYAEIYEDILKEYEEEKNRFNYVDFNDLLIKLKQTLKTHHFDFDEILVDEYQDTNTLQGSLIDAFKSKSLFCVGDYDQSIYAFNGADISIIGGFKDRFLDAKIFTLNKNYRSSKNILALANKVITNNERLYPKELIVTRNGDFKAPSLLTFNELFDQYSTIAKIILQSGVDLNEIAVIFRNNSSADGIEVALRELGIASKRKGGGSFFESLEVKTFCSMLAIILNPKDIMAFIHLLEFTKGVGGVLAKDIFDGLLKLGNSNLIKGILDPDINVNLKKYKKQSYQLGLFDDIEELSSPSRFNLKSEFNTHPILSLPKINENCAKTLEKLYYFIKQASECKISTQLVNLILENDYFKEICDILATKRATNKNSNVDLNKKNEILEKINAKMMVLKELSKNYSDNYKYYNFLTLGASEMSSGNGVNLLSIHASKGLEFELVFVIDLAQGRFPNQKLMSMGGSLEEERRLFYVAVTRAKDILYLSYAKYDKIKKSNYQPSCFLIEAGMCKEENKT; translated from the coding sequence ATGCCTTTATCTTGTTTAAATGAAGAACAATACAAAGCTGCTTGTACTCCTTTTGGTCACAATCTCATCATAGCTAGTGCAGGAACGGGTAAAACTTCAACTATAGTTGCAAGAATAGCCTATCTTTTACAAAATGGCACAAAACCAGAAAAAATCATGCTTTTAACCTTTACCAACAAAGCAAGTAAGGAAATGATACAAAGACTTGGAAGATACTTTGACAAAAAAATTACTTCAAAAATAACAGCAGGGACTTTTCACAGCACTGCTTATACACTTTTAAAAGAGTTAAATCATAATATCATTTTAAAACAATCAAGCGAATTAAAAGTGCTTTTAAGATCTATCTTTGAAAAAAGAACTTTCCATCATTTAAGCGATATAAAACCTTATATGCCTAGTTATTTATATGATGTGTATTCTTTATTTCAAAATACCAATACAAATTTAGATAATTTTTATGAATGGTTTTGTCAAAACTATAACGATCAAGCCGTTTATGCTGAAATTTATGAAGATATTTTAAAAGAATACGAAGAAGAAAAAAATAGATTTAATTATGTAGATTTTAATGATTTACTAATCAAGCTAAAACAAACATTGAAAACACATCATTTTGATTTTGATGAAATTTTAGTTGATGAATATCAAGATACTAATACCTTGCAAGGTTCGTTAATTGATGCTTTTAAAAGTAAAAGTTTATTTTGCGTGGGTGATTATGATCAAAGTATTTATGCTTTTAATGGAGCAGATATTTCTATCATAGGGGGATTTAAAGATAGATTTTTAGATGCTAAAATTTTTACATTGAATAAAAACTATCGTTCTAGTAAAAACATTCTAGCTTTAGCTAATAAAGTCATTACAAACAATGAAAGATTATACCCTAAAGAATTAATAGTGACTAGAAATGGTGATTTTAAAGCACCAAGTTTATTAACCTTTAATGAACTTTTTGATCAGTATTCTACCATTGCTAAAATCATTTTACAAAGCGGAGTTGATTTAAATGAAATAGCAGTGATTTTTAGAAATAATTCTAGTGCTGATGGAATTGAAGTAGCACTTAGAGAACTTGGTATAGCAAGTAAAAGAAAAGGTGGTGGAAGTTTTTTTGAGAGCTTAGAAGTAAAAACTTTTTGTTCTATGCTAGCAATTATTTTAAACCCAAAAGACATTATGGCTTTTATACATTTACTTGAATTTACTAAAGGTGTAGGTGGGGTTTTAGCTAAAGATATTTTTGATGGACTTTTAAAACTTGGAAATTCTAATCTCATAAAAGGTATTTTAGATCCTGATATTAATGTAAATTTAAAAAAATACAAAAAACAAAGCTATCAGCTTGGTCTTTTTGATGATATCGAAGAATTATCTTCTCCTTCAAGGTTTAATTTAAAAAGCGAATTTAACACTCATCCTATTTTAAGTCTTCCAAAGATTAATGAAAATTGTGCTAAAACTTTAGAAAAACTTTATTATTTTATAAAACAAGCAAGTGAATGTAAAATTTCAACCCAACTTGTAAATTTAATTTTAGAAAATGATTATTTTAAAGAAATTTGTGATATTTTAGCTACCAAAAGAGCAACCAATAAAAACTCCAATGTAGATCTAAATAAAAAAAATGAAATTTTAGAAAAAATCAATGCAAAAATGATGGTCTTAAAAGAGCTTTCGAAAAATTATAGTGATAATTATAAATACTACAATTTTCTAACTCTTGGAGCAAGTGAAATGAGTAGTGGAAACGGGGTTAATCTTTTAAGTATACATGCTAGCAAGGGTCTTGAATTTGAACTTGTATTTGTAATAGATCTTGCACAAGGTAGGTTTCCAAACCAAAAGCTTATGAGTATGGGTGGTAGTTTAGAAGAAGAAAGAAGGTTATTTTATGTTGCAGTTACTAGAGCTAAGGATATTTTGTATTTAAGTTATGCAAAATATGACAAAATTAAAAAAAGCAATTATCAGCCATCTTGTTTTTTAATAGAAGCAGGTATGTGTAAAGAGGAAAATAAGACTTGA
- a CDS encoding co-chaperone-curved DNA binding protein A has translation MSNSLYDTLGVSKNASADDIKKAYRRLARQYHPDINKEPGAEEKFKEINAAYEILSDEKKKAQYDRYGDSMFGGQSFQDFSRSTGGADINDILKNIFGGSFGGFGGGFSSNNHFGGGFGGFGGFEEDLDLQASIKIPFEKGILGGEHSVMINKEQVKIKIPHGIKDGEKLRIRNKGKILNGQRGDLILKVELEKSHEYEREDDDLYKNIEISLKTALFGGKVSVKTPRKEVKITIPPNSKNNQKIRLKGYGVQNRKTDIYGDMYLILNVKLPDTNTLDAEFLKILEEKLP, from the coding sequence ATGAGTAATAGTTTATATGATACTTTAGGCGTTTCAAAAAATGCAAGTGCAGATGATATAAAAAAAGCATATAGACGCTTAGCTAGACAATACCATCCTGATATTAATAAAGAGCCAGGAGCAGAAGAAAAATTTAAAGAAATTAATGCTGCTTATGAAATACTAAGCGATGAAAAAAAGAAAGCTCAGTATGATAGATATGGCGATTCTATGTTTGGAGGTCAAAGTTTTCAAGATTTTTCAAGAAGTACTGGCGGAGCAGATATCAATGATATTTTAAAAAATATTTTTGGTGGTAGCTTTGGCGGTTTTGGCGGAGGTTTTAGCTCCAATAATCATTTTGGTGGTGGCTTTGGAGGTTTTGGCGGTTTTGAAGAAGATTTAGACTTGCAAGCTAGTATAAAAATTCCTTTTGAAAAAGGAATTTTAGGCGGTGAGCATTCTGTAATGATTAACAAAGAACAAGTAAAAATCAAAATTCCACATGGTATCAAAGATGGAGAGAAATTACGCATACGCAATAAAGGAAAAATCTTAAATGGACAAAGAGGGGATTTAATTTTAAAAGTCGAACTTGAAAAAAGCCATGAATACGAAAGAGAAGATGATGATTTATATAAAAATATAGAAATTAGCTTAAAAACTGCTCTTTTTGGTGGAAAAGTGAGTGTAAAAACTCCAAGAAAAGAAGTAAAAATCACCATACCGCCAAATTCTAAAAATAATCAAAAAATTAGACTCAAAGGCTATGGAGTGCAAAATAGAAAAACAGATATTTATGGGGATATGTATTTGATTTTAAATGTAAAATTGCCAGATACTAACACCCTAGATGCTGAATTTTTAAAAATTTTAGAAGAAAAATTACCATAA
- the tpx gene encoding thiol peroxidase — protein sequence MSSVLFKGNEVKLKGNNLEVGDKAPNITLKAKDLSGVEIAPKGKTQIIISVPSLDTPVCATEAREFNKKAASGGAEVIVVSMDLPFAMGRFCSTEGIDNLIVASDFVSKEFGEKYGVLMADGPLEGILARAVFVVKDGVIVYKELVKEVTELPNMQALEDFFNQSCGCGGCGCH from the coding sequence ATGAGTAGTGTATTATTTAAAGGTAATGAGGTAAAATTAAAAGGTAATAATCTTGAAGTTGGTGATAAAGCACCAAACATCACTTTAAAAGCTAAAGATCTTTCAGGAGTTGAAATCGCTCCTAAAGGAAAAACACAAATTATCATTAGTGTTCCAAGCTTAGACACTCCAGTTTGTGCAACTGAAGCTAGAGAATTTAATAAAAAAGCAGCATCAGGCGGTGCTGAAGTGATTGTTGTAAGTATGGATTTACCTTTTGCTATGGGTCGTTTTTGTTCAACCGAAGGTATAGATAATTTAATAGTAGCAAGTGATTTTGTTTCTAAAGAATTTGGTGAAAAATATGGCGTTTTAATGGCTGATGGTCCACTTGAAGGAATTTTAGCAAGAGCTGTATTTGTAGTAAAAGATGGCGTGATTGTTTATAAAGAATTAGTAAAAGAAGTAACTGAACTTCCAAATATGCAAGCTTTAGAAGACTTTTTTAATCAAAGTTGTGGTTGTGGTGGTTGTGGCTGCCATTAA
- a CDS encoding heat shock protein transcriptional repressor HspR, which yields MQHSYDEPVYLISVVAKVLSIHPQTLRQYEKEGLVEPSRTDGKMRLYSQKDIDRIKMILRLTRDLGVNLAGVDVILKLKTKIDEFENTIEELRLELDKKNNPSKSRAVVKHRSNFDLIFLEKIK from the coding sequence ATGCAGCATAGTTATGATGAGCCAGTTTATTTAATCAGCGTAGTGGCTAAGGTTTTAAGCATACATCCGCAAACTTTAAGACAATATGAAAAAGAAGGTTTAGTTGAGCCAAGTAGAACAGATGGGAAAATGAGATTATATTCTCAAAAAGATATCGATAGGATTAAAATGATTTTACGCCTTACTAGAGATCTTGGTGTGAATTTAGCTGGTGTTGATGTGATTTTAAAATTAAAAACTAAAATTGATGAATTTGAAAATACAATTGAAGAGCTAAGATTAGAGCTTGATAAAAAAAATAATCCTTCAAAATCAAGAGCAGTGGTAAAACATAGAAGTAATTTTGATTTGATATTTTTAGAAAAAATTAAATAA
- a CDS encoding DegQ family serine endoprotease codes for MKKTIILSLIVSTSLFSANINFKQAEENLQRTLPSNNPNAILSYHDSIQKVKNSVVNISTSKTVQTNMANMDDFFNDPYFRQFFGFDFPTPKNRKNKEVVSSLGSGVIISSDGYIITNNHVIEDAEKITVNLPDSSTEYKAKLIGADPKTDLAVIKIEAKDLPAVTFANSDQLLEGDVVFALGNPFGVGSSVTSGIISALNKNNIGLNQYENFIQTDASINPGNSGGALVDSRGALVGINSAILSRSGGNNGIGFAIPSNMAKTIAQKLIENGKIERGYLGVVIGALTQDLKKAYTNKEGALVTDVQKDSAAFNAGLKRGDLIVKVDNTTIKSPMDLKNYIGSIDPKQQIELSYERDNEIKTVKFMLKTDEKSLQYEKGYIDGLKLVELDSKNKQQYRIPENINGILITEVSPKSKAEQAGFEAGDIIVGVNQYEISNFKELSKALDLNKDKEYVKIWINRGGYIRALLF; via the coding sequence ATGAAGAAGACTATAATCCTTTCTTTGATTGTTTCAACAAGTTTATTTAGTGCTAATATTAATTTTAAACAAGCAGAAGAAAATTTACAAAGAACTTTACCAAGCAATAATCCAAATGCAATACTTTCTTATCATGATTCTATTCAAAAGGTTAAAAATTCTGTTGTAAATATTTCTACAAGCAAAACAGTGCAAACTAATATGGCAAATATGGATGATTTTTTTAATGATCCTTATTTTAGACAATTTTTTGGTTTTGATTTTCCAACTCCTAAAAATAGAAAAAATAAAGAAGTAGTAAGTTCTCTTGGATCTGGTGTGATTATATCAAGTGATGGTTATATCATCACTAATAATCATGTTATAGAAGATGCTGAAAAAATTACAGTAAATTTGCCAGATTCTAGCACAGAATATAAAGCAAAATTAATAGGAGCTGATCCAAAGACGGATTTAGCAGTGATTAAAATAGAAGCTAAAGATCTTCCAGCAGTTACTTTTGCAAATTCAGATCAGTTATTAGAAGGTGATGTTGTATTTGCTCTAGGCAATCCTTTTGGTGTTGGAAGTAGTGTTACAAGTGGTATTATATCAGCTTTAAATAAAAACAATATAGGCTTAAATCAATATGAAAATTTCATCCAAACAGATGCTTCAATCAATCCTGGAAATTCAGGTGGAGCTTTAGTAGATAGTAGAGGAGCTTTAGTTGGTATAAATTCAGCAATTCTTTCAAGAAGCGGTGGAAACAATGGTATAGGCTTTGCAATACCATCAAATATGGCTAAAACTATAGCTCAAAAACTAATTGAAAATGGCAAAATAGAAAGAGGATATCTAGGAGTAGTCATAGGAGCTTTAACCCAAGATCTTAAAAAAGCTTATACAAACAAAGAAGGAGCTTTAGTCACTGATGTGCAAAAAGATTCAGCAGCTTTTAATGCGGGGTTAAAAAGAGGAGATTTAATTGTAAAAGTTGATAATACTACTATAAAAAGCCCTATGGATTTAAAAAATTACATAGGTAGTATTGATCCTAAACAGCAAATAGAGCTTAGTTATGAAAGAGATAATGAGATTAAAACGGTAAAATTTATGCTAAAAACGGATGAAAAATCATTACAATATGAGAAAGGTTATATTGATGGTTTAAAGCTAGTTGAGCTTGATTCTAAAAATAAACAACAATATCGCATTCCTGAAAATATCAATGGAATTTTAATCACCGAAGTTAGTCCAAAATCAAAAGCAGAACAAGCTGGGTTTGAAGCAGGAGATATAATTGTCGGTGTTAATCAGTATGAAATTTCAAATTTTAAAGAATTATCAAAAGCGCTTGATTTAAATAAAGACAAAGAATATGTTAAAATTTGGATTAATAGAGGCGGATACATCAGAGCTTTGTTATTTTAA
- the msrA gene encoding peptide-methionine (S)-S-oxide reductase MsrA, with protein MDYREIILGGGCFWCIEAVFERIKGVINTEVGYSGGADNPTYESVCNGDQNIEVVKIVYDKNQISLEKILIIFFNIHDPTSKDKQGADEGIQYRSAIFYQDDEDFKIITQFLQNAQKNYTKTILTQVLKLEKFYKAEDYHQKYFTKNPNQTYCQFIIAPKVQKINLYDKELSKS; from the coding sequence ATGGATTATAGAGAAATTATATTAGGTGGTGGATGTTTTTGGTGTATTGAAGCTGTTTTTGAAAGAATCAAAGGCGTGATAAACACTGAAGTAGGGTATAGTGGTGGAGCTGATAATCCTACATATGAAAGCGTTTGTAATGGTGATCAAAATATAGAAGTAGTTAAGATTGTTTATGATAAAAATCAAATTTCTTTAGAGAAAATTTTAATTATATTTTTTAATATCCATGATCCAACAAGTAAAGATAAACAAGGAGCTGATGAGGGTATTCAATATAGATCAGCCATTTTTTATCAAGATGATGAAGATTTTAAAATTATTACTCAATTTTTACAAAATGCTCAAAAAAATTACACCAAAACTATTCTCACACAGGTTTTAAAGCTAGAAAAATTTTACAAGGCTGAGGATTATCATCAAAAATATTTTACTAAAAATCCAAATCAAACTTATTGTCAATTTATCATAGCACCAAAAGTTCAAAAAATTAATTTATACGATAAAGAGCTTTCCAAAAGCTAA